In Pseudomonas saudiphocaensis, one DNA window encodes the following:
- a CDS encoding DUF1615 domain-containing protein — translation MLIQNRSVRRCLLLFAALLTVAGCAQHAQIPQPHPKEVRAKIVRLMPAEIPDRNGWATDIQSAFSTLDIPPTDENLCAVLAVTVQESTFQAAPPVPGLAKIAREEIYRRAARLHVPRFVVDTALRLESPDGQSYDKRLSKVRTEKELSAIFDDFLNVVPLGSQLFGKFNPVRTGGPMQVSIAFAEARARDYPYAREGTIRDEVFSRRGGMYFGIAHLLDYPANYSRPLYRFADFNAGWYASRNAAFQQALSLASGIELALDGDLIIHGSRKAGSTELAARSLGKRLRMSDSAIRRALEKGDSLEFEETRLYERVFDLAEQIEGKPMPREVLPGIKLKSPKITRNLTTAWFAQRVDERHRRCMARAAQL, via the coding sequence ATGCTTATTCAAAACCGCAGCGTTCGGCGCTGCCTGCTGCTGTTCGCCGCACTGCTGACCGTGGCCGGCTGCGCCCAACACGCGCAGATACCGCAGCCCCATCCAAAGGAGGTGCGCGCCAAGATCGTGCGTTTGATGCCCGCCGAAATACCCGACCGCAACGGCTGGGCTACGGATATACAGTCGGCCTTCAGCACCCTGGATATCCCGCCGACCGATGAGAACCTCTGCGCGGTGCTGGCCGTAACGGTTCAGGAATCGACCTTCCAGGCCGCGCCGCCGGTGCCCGGCCTGGCGAAAATTGCCCGCGAGGAGATCTACCGCCGGGCGGCTCGCCTGCACGTCCCGCGCTTTGTGGTGGATACCGCACTGCGTCTTGAATCGCCGGACGGCCAGAGCTACGACAAACGCCTGTCGAAGGTCCGTACCGAGAAGGAGCTGAGCGCCATCTTCGATGATTTCCTCAATGTCGTACCGCTGGGCAGCCAGCTGTTCGGCAAGTTCAACCCGGTACGCACCGGCGGGCCGATGCAGGTCAGCATCGCCTTCGCCGAAGCGCGCGCCCGTGACTACCCCTATGCCCGGGAAGGCACGATTCGTGATGAAGTGTTCAGCCGCCGTGGCGGCATGTACTTCGGCATCGCCCATCTGTTGGACTACCCGGCGAACTACAGCCGCCCGCTGTATCGCTTCGCCGACTTCAACGCCGGCTGGTACGCCAGCCGCAACGCGGCGTTTCAGCAGGCACTGAGCCTGGCGTCGGGCATCGAGCTGGCGCTCGATGGCGACCTAATCATTCATGGCAGCCGCAAGGCCGGCTCCACAGAGTTGGCCGCCCGCTCGCTGGGCAAGCGCCTGAGAATGAGTGACAGCGCCATTCGCCGGGCGCTGGAAAAAGGTGACAGCCTGGAATTCGAGGAAACACGTCTCTATGAGCGAGTGTTCGACCTGGCAGAGCAGATCGAAGGCAAGCCCATGCCGCGCGAGGTCCTGCCTGGCATCAAGCTAAAAAGCCCCAAGATCACGCGCAACCTCACCACCGCCTGGTTTGCCCAGCGCGTCGACGAGCGTCATCGGCGCTGCATGGCGCGTGCAGCGCAGCTTTGA
- the mdcA gene encoding malonate decarboxylase subunit alpha has translation MTTKISPPPQWSRRRAEKARRLDQVRSLADGVVLPSDKIVAALEMLIAPGDRVVLEGNNQKQADFLSRSLAKVDPGKLHDLHMIMPSVSRAEHLDLFERQIARKLDFSFAGPQSLRISQLLEDGLLEVGAIHTYIELYSRLLVDLIPNVALVAGFTADRAGNIYTGPSTEDTPALVEPTAFSDGIVIVQVNEIVDDPRDLPRVDIPASWVDFVVQADKPFYIEPLFTRDPRHIKPVHVLMAMMAIRGIYEKHNVQSLNHGIGFNTAAIELILPTYGESLGLKGKICRNWTLNPHPTLIPAIETGWVESVHCFGTELGMENYIAQRPDVFFTGRDGSMRSNRMMCQLAGQYAVDLFIGATLQVDGDGHSSTVTRGRLAGFGGAPNMGHDPRGRRHATPAWLDMTTPVTMLERGKKLVVQMVETFQEGGKPTFVEQLDAVDVAKKSGMPLAPIMIYGDDVTHLLTEEGIAYLYKARSLEERQAMIAAVAGVTSIGLRHEPKDTERMRREGLIALPEDLGIRRTDATRELLAAKSIAELVDWSGGLYNPPAKFRSW, from the coding sequence ATGACAACAAAAATATCCCCACCGCCGCAGTGGTCGCGTCGGCGCGCTGAGAAAGCCCGCCGTCTCGATCAGGTGCGCAGCCTCGCCGACGGGGTAGTCCTGCCCAGCGACAAGATCGTCGCAGCGCTTGAAATGCTGATCGCCCCGGGTGATCGCGTGGTGCTCGAAGGCAACAACCAGAAGCAGGCGGATTTCCTCTCGCGCTCCCTGGCCAAGGTCGATCCCGGCAAGCTGCATGACCTGCACATGATCATGCCCAGCGTCAGCCGTGCCGAGCACCTGGATCTGTTCGAGCGGCAGATCGCGCGCAAGCTCGACTTCTCCTTCGCCGGTCCGCAGAGCCTGCGCATCAGCCAGCTGCTGGAAGACGGCCTGCTGGAAGTCGGCGCCATCCATACCTACATCGAGCTCTATTCGCGCCTGCTGGTGGACCTGATTCCCAACGTCGCGCTGGTGGCCGGCTTCACCGCCGACCGCGCGGGCAACATCTACACCGGCCCCAGCACCGAAGACACCCCGGCACTGGTCGAGCCCACCGCCTTCTCCGACGGCATCGTCATCGTCCAGGTTAACGAGATCGTCGATGACCCGCGTGACCTGCCACGGGTCGACATCCCGGCCAGCTGGGTCGACTTCGTGGTGCAGGCCGACAAACCGTTCTACATCGAGCCGCTGTTCACCCGCGACCCGCGCCATATCAAGCCGGTGCACGTGCTGATGGCGATGATGGCGATCCGCGGCATCTACGAAAAGCACAACGTGCAGTCGCTCAACCACGGCATCGGTTTCAACACCGCGGCCATCGAGCTGATCCTGCCGACCTACGGCGAATCCCTGGGCCTGAAAGGCAAGATCTGCCGCAACTGGACCCTCAACCCGCATCCGACGCTGATCCCGGCCATCGAGACTGGCTGGGTCGAGAGCGTGCACTGCTTCGGTACCGAACTGGGCATGGAGAACTACATCGCCCAGCGTCCGGATGTGTTCTTTACCGGCCGCGACGGCTCCATGCGCTCCAACCGCATGATGTGCCAGCTGGCCGGCCAGTACGCGGTGGACCTGTTTATCGGCGCGACGCTGCAGGTAGATGGCGACGGTCATTCATCCACCGTCACCCGCGGCCGCCTGGCCGGCTTCGGCGGTGCACCGAACATGGGCCATGATCCGCGCGGCCGCCGTCATGCGACGCCAGCCTGGCTCGACATGACCACGCCTGTGACCATGCTCGAGCGCGGCAAGAAGCTTGTGGTGCAGATGGTCGAGACCTTCCAGGAGGGCGGCAAACCCACCTTCGTCGAGCAGCTCGACGCCGTCGACGTGGCGAAGAAGAGCGGCATGCCGCTGGCGCCGATCATGATCTATGGCGACGACGTCACCCACCTGCTCACCGAGGAAGGCATCGCCTACCTGTACAAGGCGCGCTCGCTGGAAGAGCGCCAGGCGATGATCGCCGCGGTGGCGGGTGTCACCAGTATCGGCTTGCGCCATGAACCGAAGGACACCGAGCGCATGCGCCGCGAAGGCCTGATCGCGCTGCCGGAAGACCTTGGCATTCGCCGTACCGATGCCACCCGCGAGCTGCTTGCGGCCAAAAGCATCGCCGAACTGGTGGACTGGTCCGGTGGCCTCTACAACCCGCCTGCCAAGTTCAGGAGCTGGTGA
- a CDS encoding triphosphoribosyl-dephospho-CoA synthase: MSALIAIQPALAERLAGLAMQVLIDEADLSPKPGLVDRRGNGAHRDLHLGLMHASARSLWPTFSAMAEAAQAEGQVSQALREAVGRLGREGETEMLRVTGGVNTHRGAIWALGLLTAAAALEGNTSATAIAMSAAALARLEDPAAPHNPNSHGARVCRRYGVPGAREQAQHGFPAVIEHGLPQLLTSRRDGAGEQNARLDALLAIMSQLTDTCVLHRAGLKGLNRMQQGARAVLDAGGAASLAGRRQLRELDRDMLALNASPGGAADLLAATLFLDRLAPATTTNGSN, translated from the coding sequence ATGAGCGCCCTGATTGCGATACAGCCGGCACTGGCCGAGCGGCTGGCGGGTCTGGCGATGCAGGTACTGATCGACGAGGCGGATCTGTCGCCCAAGCCGGGGCTGGTGGACCGACGTGGCAACGGCGCGCATCGGGACCTGCACCTGGGGCTGATGCACGCCTCGGCGCGTTCGCTGTGGCCAACCTTCAGCGCCATGGCCGAGGCGGCCCAGGCCGAGGGGCAGGTCAGCCAGGCGCTGCGCGAAGCCGTAGGCCGGCTGGGGCGCGAAGGCGAAACCGAAATGCTGCGCGTCACCGGTGGGGTCAATACCCACCGTGGCGCAATCTGGGCGCTGGGGCTGCTTACTGCGGCCGCAGCACTGGAAGGCAATACCAGCGCCACGGCTATCGCGATGAGCGCTGCTGCTCTGGCCCGACTCGAAGACCCGGCCGCGCCGCACAACCCGAACAGCCACGGCGCGCGCGTGTGCCGCCGCTACGGTGTGCCGGGCGCACGTGAACAGGCGCAGCACGGCTTTCCCGCCGTCATCGAACATGGCTTACCGCAGCTGCTGACCAGCCGTCGCGACGGGGCCGGCGAGCAGAACGCCCGGCTCGATGCGCTGCTGGCGATCATGAGCCAGCTGACCGATACCTGCGTGCTGCACCGAGCCGGACTGAAAGGGCTGAACCGCATGCAGCAAGGTGCCCGCGCCGTGCTCGATGCCGGTGGTGCGGCCAGTCTCGCCGGGCGTCGGCAGTTGCGTGAGCTGGATCGCGACATGCTGGCCCTCAATGCCTCGCCGGGCGGCGCTGCTGATCTGCTGGCCGCCACTCTTTTCCTCGACCGTCTGGCGCCTGCCACGACGACGAATGGGAGCAATTGA
- a CDS encoding malonate decarboxylase subunit delta, with protein sequence METLSFEFAAGQPARGKALVGVVGSGDLEVLLEPGQAGKLAIRVVTSVNGAEQRWQQLFERMFREQTLPALNIDIHDFGATPGVVRLRLEQGLEEIGHE encoded by the coding sequence ATGGAAACCCTGTCTTTTGAATTCGCTGCCGGGCAACCCGCCCGCGGCAAGGCCCTGGTCGGTGTGGTCGGCTCGGGTGATCTGGAAGTGCTGCTCGAACCGGGTCAAGCCGGCAAGCTGGCGATCCGCGTGGTCACGTCGGTCAACGGTGCCGAACAACGCTGGCAACAGCTGTTCGAGCGGATGTTCCGCGAGCAGACGCTGCCGGCACTGAACATCGACATTCATGACTTCGGCGCGACCCCCGGCGTGGTACGCCTGCGTCTGGAACAGGGACTGGAGGAGATTGGCCATGAGTGA
- a CDS encoding biotin-independent malonate decarboxylase subunit beta, whose protein sequence is MSDIARLLQSRSFVELGARQRARALLDDGSFRELIDPFDRVTSPWLPKQGIVTQADDGVVVAKGSIDGQPAVLAAIEGAFQGGSMGEVGGAKIAGALELAAEDNRNGIPTRAVLLLETGGVRLQEANLGLAAIAEIQAAIVELREYQPVIGVIAGSVGCFGGMGIAAGLCSYLILTREARLGLNGPQVIEQEAGIEEYDSANRPFIWSLTGGEQRHASGLADSYVADDTDAIRAELHKLFAQGKPAQPRSRRHAWFLERLAQAGSGAQLSAADVRAIYQGDAQ, encoded by the coding sequence ATGAGTGATATCGCACGTCTGCTGCAGTCTCGCAGCTTCGTCGAACTCGGCGCCCGCCAGCGTGCCCGTGCCTTGCTGGACGACGGCAGCTTCCGCGAACTGATCGACCCCTTCGATCGCGTCACCTCGCCCTGGCTGCCCAAGCAGGGCATCGTCACCCAGGCCGACGACGGCGTGGTGGTGGCCAAGGGCAGCATCGATGGCCAGCCGGCCGTGCTTGCAGCCATCGAGGGCGCGTTCCAGGGCGGCAGCATGGGCGAGGTCGGCGGCGCCAAGATCGCCGGCGCGCTGGAGCTGGCCGCTGAAGACAACCGCAACGGCATTCCCACCCGTGCCGTACTGCTGCTGGAAACCGGCGGCGTGCGTCTGCAGGAAGCCAATCTGGGCCTGGCGGCCATCGCCGAGATCCAGGCAGCCATCGTCGAGCTGCGTGAATACCAGCCGGTGATCGGCGTAATCGCCGGCTCGGTTGGCTGCTTCGGCGGCATGGGCATCGCCGCCGGGCTGTGTAGCTATCTGATCCTTACCCGTGAGGCGCGTCTGGGCCTGAACGGCCCGCAGGTGATCGAGCAGGAGGCCGGTATCGAAGAGTACGACTCTGCCAACCGCCCCTTTATCTGGAGCCTGACCGGCGGTGAACAGCGCCATGCCAGCGGCCTGGCCGACAGCTATGTCGCCGATGACACCGATGCCATTCGCGCCGAGCTGCACAAGTTGTTCGCCCAGGGCAAACCGGCGCAACCGCGCAGCCGGCGTCACGCATGGTTTCTGGAACGTCTGGCCCAGGCCGGCAGCGGCGCACAACTAAGCGCCGCGGACGTTCGTGCCATTTACCAAGGAGATGCCCAATGA
- the mdcE gene encoding biotin-independent malonate decarboxylase subunit gamma, producing MSRGLNWLQALAGGPALAGYPASVKVVDGELTGRAARYIAVVPDAENPFPRARNGEVGLLEGWALGKAVDEVVEADREKTEKRVLVAVVDVPSQAYGRREEALGIHQALAGAVDGYARARLAGHAVIALLVGKAMSGAFLAHGYQAQRIIALRDPGVMVHAMGKDAAARITLRSVEELEALAESVPPMAYDIDNYATLGLLWETLSVDNIEQPGEADLTRVRDCLRQAVEDIGASTDLRGRLGAANREASSRVREMLRAQWT from the coding sequence ATGAGTCGTGGATTGAACTGGTTGCAAGCCCTGGCCGGCGGCCCGGCGCTGGCGGGTTATCCGGCCTCGGTGAAAGTTGTGGACGGCGAGCTGACCGGTCGTGCGGCGCGCTATATCGCCGTGGTGCCGGATGCCGAGAATCCTTTCCCGCGTGCACGCAATGGCGAAGTTGGGCTGCTGGAAGGCTGGGCGCTCGGCAAGGCCGTGGATGAAGTCGTTGAAGCCGACCGCGAGAAGACCGAAAAGCGTGTGCTGGTCGCCGTCGTGGACGTACCCAGCCAGGCCTACGGCCGCCGCGAAGAGGCGCTGGGCATTCATCAGGCTCTGGCTGGTGCGGTGGACGGCTATGCCCGTGCGCGTCTGGCCGGGCATGCGGTCATTGCATTGCTGGTGGGCAAGGCCATGTCTGGCGCCTTCCTCGCCCATGGCTACCAGGCTCAGCGGATCATCGCCCTGCGCGACCCCGGGGTCATGGTGCATGCCATGGGCAAGGACGCCGCTGCGCGCATCACCCTGCGCAGTGTCGAGGAGCTTGAGGCTCTGGCCGAGTCGGTACCGCCGATGGCCTACGATATCGACAACTACGCGACCCTCGGCCTGCTCTGGGAAACCCTCTCGGTGGACAACATCGAGCAGCCGGGCGAAGCCGATCTGACCCGCGTGCGCGACTGCCTGCGCCAAGCAGTCGAGGACATCGGCGCCAGTACCGACCTGCGTGGCCGCCTCGGCGCAGCGAACCGCGAGGCCTCTTCCAGAGTTCGCGAAATGCTGCGCGCGCAGTGGACCTAG
- a CDS encoding malonate decarboxylase holo-ACP synthase, with the protein MHHIPRPHDLLWGLTPTRLPAEAPAWARQVLAEGQPVVVRRALVEKGQIAVGVRGAARGQRYGTVMPLALILRCVSPEQLMEQPALGELPALRALTLLKPYLDELRLAWGPTGSVGFQLATGVETIHVASDLDLVLRTPQPLSRTLAKELQCLVDEVPCRVDLQLETPSGAIALREWASGSARVLLKCATGARLVTSPWDLAELAA; encoded by the coding sequence ATGCACCACATTCCACGCCCACATGACCTGCTCTGGGGCCTGACCCCGACAAGACTGCCCGCCGAGGCGCCGGCCTGGGCGCGACAGGTGCTTGCCGAAGGCCAGCCGGTGGTGGTGCGTCGTGCACTTGTGGAAAAGGGGCAGATTGCGGTGGGCGTGCGCGGTGCCGCGCGAGGGCAGCGTTACGGGACGGTGATGCCTTTGGCGTTGATCCTGCGCTGCGTAAGCCCTGAGCAATTGATGGAGCAGCCAGCTCTGGGTGAACTGCCGGCGCTGCGCGCGCTGACTCTGCTCAAGCCCTATCTGGACGAGCTGCGCCTGGCCTGGGGGCCGACCGGTTCGGTGGGCTTTCAACTTGCTACCGGCGTCGAGACCATTCATGTGGCCAGCGATCTTGATCTGGTGCTGCGAACGCCGCAGCCGCTGTCTCGTACCCTGGCCAAGGAGCTGCAGTGCTTGGTGGACGAGGTGCCCTGTCGGGTGGATCTTCAGCTGGAAACGCCTTCCGGTGCCATCGCCTTGCGCGAATGGGCAAGTGGCTCGGCGCGCGTCCTGCTCAAGTGCGCCACGGGTGCACGGCTGGTCACCAGCCCCTGGGATTTGGCGGAGCTGGCGGCATGA
- the mdcH gene encoding malonate decarboxylase subunit epsilon: protein MSTLFAFPGQGAQKPGMLQRLPDEPQIAEALSEASEVLGTDALALDTAEALASTRAVQLCLLIAGVAGARLLMRDGLEPDYVAGLSIGAYAAAVTAGALEYADALQLVAMRGELMQNAYPQGYGMTAILGLDLGQVEGLLEQVHSPQMPVHLANINADNQLVIAGSDAAMAAVAQRAKALGASCARRLAVSVPSHSALLDQPGAELAEAFAKVKLRAPRLRYLSSTTARPIADPERLRDDLAFNMCRIVDWHGILRTAYERGVRLHIELPPGSVLTGLARRVFEQGTLVAFDGARLDTLNALLRREAGRIE from the coding sequence ATGAGTACGCTGTTCGCCTTTCCGGGACAGGGTGCGCAGAAGCCAGGCATGCTGCAGCGCCTGCCGGATGAGCCGCAAATCGCCGAGGCTCTGAGCGAAGCCAGCGAAGTGCTGGGTACAGATGCCCTGGCGCTGGATACGGCCGAGGCCCTGGCTTCGACCCGTGCCGTGCAGCTCTGCCTGCTGATCGCGGGTGTGGCCGGTGCGCGCTTGCTGATGCGTGACGGACTGGAGCCGGACTATGTCGCCGGGCTGTCCATTGGCGCATACGCCGCCGCGGTGACTGCCGGTGCGCTGGAGTATGCCGATGCACTGCAGCTGGTGGCGATGCGCGGTGAGCTTATGCAGAACGCCTATCCCCAAGGCTACGGCATGACTGCAATCCTGGGCCTGGATCTCGGCCAGGTAGAGGGCCTGCTGGAGCAGGTTCATAGCCCGCAGATGCCGGTTCACCTGGCCAATATCAATGCCGACAATCAGCTCGTCATTGCCGGCAGCGATGCCGCCATGGCCGCGGTGGCGCAACGGGCAAAAGCCCTGGGTGCGTCCTGCGCCAGACGCCTGGCGGTTAGCGTGCCTTCCCACAGTGCGCTGCTGGACCAACCGGGCGCAGAGCTGGCGGAGGCGTTCGCCAAGGTCAAGCTGCGTGCGCCGCGCCTGCGTTATCTCAGCAGTACCACCGCACGGCCCATCGCCGACCCCGAGCGACTGCGCGATGACCTGGCCTTCAACATGTGCCGCATTGTCGACTGGCACGGGATCCTGCGCACTGCCTACGAGCGCGGGGTGCGCCTGCATATCGAACTGCCGCCGGGTTCGGTCCTTACCGGGCTGGCGCGACGGGTTTTCGAGCAGGGCACGCTGGTCGCCTTCGATGGCGCCCGGCTCGACACATTGAACGCTTTGCTGCGTAGGGAAGCAGGTCGTATCGAGTAG